A part of Microbacterium atlanticum genomic DNA contains:
- a CDS encoding ABC transporter ATP-binding protein: MTDPAIPPTPARASEPAPAPGATTSVPRTTSDATPAPDTSPAAAGPAPDAALELIGLHKRFGEKVAVADLHLRVPSGSFYGLVGPNGAGKTTTLSMATGLLAPDAGRALVHGVDVWRDPVAAKRMLGNLADGVKLFDRLTGEQLVTYNGLLFGVPRDEIAERTADLLALMDMTDAAGTMVVDYSAGMTKKIALACALVHAPRLLVLDEPFESVDPVSAANIQDILTGYVAGGGSVIISSHSMDLVQRMCDHVAIVAAGRLLVAGSVEEVRAGQSLQDRFVELVGGRRHTEGPEWLRRS; this comes from the coding sequence GTGACCGACCCCGCGATCCCCCCGACGCCCGCCCGAGCATCCGAACCCGCCCCCGCGCCCGGCGCAACGACCTCGGTACCCCGCACAACCTCCGACGCCACCCCGGCACCCGACACTTCCCCCGCCGCAGCCGGCCCCGCGCCCGACGCCGCGCTCGAGCTCATCGGGCTGCACAAGCGGTTCGGCGAGAAGGTCGCGGTCGCCGATCTGCACCTGCGCGTGCCGTCGGGGTCGTTCTACGGCCTCGTCGGGCCGAACGGCGCCGGCAAGACGACGACGCTGTCGATGGCGACGGGCCTGCTGGCGCCGGATGCCGGGCGGGCGCTCGTCCACGGCGTGGACGTGTGGCGCGACCCGGTCGCGGCCAAGCGCATGCTCGGCAACCTCGCCGACGGCGTGAAGCTCTTCGACCGCCTGACCGGCGAGCAGCTCGTCACCTACAACGGGCTCCTGTTCGGCGTGCCGCGCGACGAGATCGCCGAGCGCACCGCCGACCTGCTCGCGCTGATGGACATGACGGATGCCGCGGGCACGATGGTCGTCGACTACTCGGCCGGCATGACCAAGAAGATCGCGCTCGCCTGCGCCTTGGTGCATGCGCCGCGCCTGCTGGTTCTCGACGAGCCGTTCGAGTCGGTGGATCCGGTGTCGGCGGCGAACATCCAGGACATCCTCACCGGCTACGTCGCCGGCGGTGGAAGCGTCATCATCTCCAGCCACTCGATGGATCTCGTGCAGCGCATGTGCGACCACGTGGCGATCGTCGCCGCCGGGCGGCTCCTCGTCGCGGGCAGCGTCGAGGAGGTGCGGGCCGGCCAGTCGCTGCAGGACCGCTTCGTCGAGCTCGTCGGCGGACGCCGCCACACGGAAGGGCCGGAATGGTTGCGACGCTCCTGA
- a CDS encoding phosphoribosylaminoimidazolesuccinocarboxamide synthase, whose translation MTDSTPTSLDLPGWRHVYSGKVRDLYVPDDAATAGGDATGAPAERMLVVASDRVSAFDHVLSPGIPGKGTLLTTLSLWWFDRLAGADGGRGIPNHLAASHTLTLGGDGEANTPDDLQSLIPDAVIGRSMIVKGLDMLPVECVVRGYLTGSGWAEYRESGTVCGIALPEGLTNGDRLPEPIYTPAYKAPLGEHDENISFARTVELVGAERAAELRDLSLEIYARAARTAEAHGLILADTKFEFGVDANGVLTLADEVLTSDSSRYWDAAAWASGTTPEERMASFDKQIVRDWLAANWAPPREGEPPALPDDIVERTAARYRELLERLTAA comes from the coding sequence GTGACGGACTCCACCCCCACCTCCCTCGACCTGCCCGGCTGGCGCCACGTCTACTCCGGGAAGGTGCGGGACCTGTACGTCCCCGACGACGCCGCGACGGCCGGCGGCGACGCGACCGGCGCACCCGCCGAGCGCATGCTCGTCGTCGCCAGCGACCGGGTCAGCGCCTTCGACCACGTGCTCTCGCCCGGGATCCCCGGCAAGGGCACGCTCCTCACCACCCTCAGTCTGTGGTGGTTCGACCGTCTCGCCGGCGCGGACGGCGGGCGCGGCATCCCGAACCATCTCGCCGCCTCGCACACGCTCACGCTCGGCGGCGACGGCGAGGCGAACACGCCCGACGACCTGCAGAGCCTGATTCCGGATGCCGTCATCGGGCGCTCCATGATCGTGAAGGGTCTCGACATGCTGCCGGTCGAATGCGTCGTGCGCGGCTACCTCACCGGATCCGGCTGGGCCGAGTACCGCGAGAGCGGCACGGTGTGCGGCATCGCGCTGCCGGAGGGGCTGACCAACGGCGACCGGCTGCCCGAGCCGATCTACACGCCCGCATACAAGGCCCCGCTCGGCGAGCACGACGAGAACATCTCGTTCGCGCGCACCGTCGAGCTCGTCGGCGCCGAGCGCGCGGCCGAACTGCGCGACCTCTCCCTCGAGATCTACGCGCGTGCCGCGCGCACCGCCGAGGCGCACGGCCTCATCCTCGCCGACACGAAGTTCGAGTTCGGCGTCGACGCCAACGGCGTGCTGACCCTCGCCGACGAGGTGCTCACGAGCGACTCGTCGCGGTACTGGGATGCCGCGGCCTGGGCCTCGGGCACCACCCCGGAGGAGCGCATGGCGAGCTTCGACAAGCAGATCGTGCGCGACTGGCTCGCCGCGAACTGGGCGCCGCCGCGCGAGGGCGAGCCGCCGGCACTCCCCGACGACATCGTCGAGCGCACCGCGGCCCGCTACCGAGAGCTGCTGGAGCGCCTCACCGCCGCCTGA
- a CDS encoding fatty acid desaturase family protein, which translates to MPAHSGTGIRSTVARTDRAPNDFTGLAKMIAASGLMRRRYGYYWTKLIGAVVVLAAAITGFVLIGDTWWQLFTGAALAILFTQIAMLGHDAAHRQIFVSGRWNDWTSMVLGNLLVGMSYGWWQHKHTRHHANPNKVGSDPDIELPVVSVTPEQADRRARRSGPVLTWIMAHQGVFFFPILLLEGLSLHASSVRRVLSREPLRHRAVEIAFLAVRIGGYLTLVFLVLSPGIAAVFLAVQLGVFGVYMGLSFAPNHKGMPMVPASVKLDFLRRQVLMSRNIRGNRLLDTVMGGLNYQIEHHLFPSMPRPHLRRASGAIKEYCRSRGVPYTETGLVESYRIVTRYINRVGLGERDPFECPLLQQRAAV; encoded by the coding sequence ATGCCCGCACACTCCGGCACCGGCATCCGCAGCACCGTCGCCCGCACGGACCGCGCACCCAACGACTTCACGGGCCTCGCGAAGATGATCGCCGCGAGCGGCCTGATGCGCCGCCGCTACGGCTACTACTGGACGAAGCTCATCGGCGCCGTCGTGGTCCTGGCAGCCGCGATCACCGGGTTCGTCCTCATCGGCGACACCTGGTGGCAGCTGTTCACGGGGGCCGCGCTCGCCATCCTGTTCACCCAGATCGCGATGCTGGGACACGACGCCGCTCATCGGCAGATCTTCGTCTCGGGCCGGTGGAACGACTGGACGTCGATGGTCCTGGGCAACCTCCTGGTCGGCATGAGCTACGGGTGGTGGCAGCACAAGCACACCCGGCACCACGCCAACCCCAACAAGGTGGGCTCCGATCCCGACATCGAGCTTCCGGTCGTGTCGGTCACCCCGGAACAGGCCGACCGTCGCGCGCGGAGGTCCGGGCCGGTGCTCACGTGGATCATGGCTCATCAGGGCGTGTTCTTCTTCCCGATCCTGCTGCTGGAGGGCCTGTCCCTCCACGCGTCGAGCGTGCGCCGAGTGCTCTCACGCGAGCCGCTGCGCCACCGCGCCGTCGAGATCGCGTTCCTCGCGGTGCGGATCGGCGGCTATCTGACGCTCGTCTTCCTCGTGCTTTCGCCGGGGATCGCGGCGGTGTTCCTGGCCGTCCAGCTGGGGGTCTTCGGGGTCTACATGGGCCTGTCGTTCGCGCCGAACCACAAGGGGATGCCGATGGTGCCGGCATCCGTCAAACTCGACTTCCTGCGGCGGCAGGTGCTCATGAGCCGCAACATCCGCGGCAACCGGCTGCTCGACACGGTGATGGGCGGCCTCAACTACCAGATCGAGCACCACCTCTTCCCGTCCATGCCGCGGCCGCATCTGCGGCGGGCGTCGGGCGCGATCAAGGAGTACTGCCGGTCGCGCGGAGTGCCGTACACCGAGACCGGGCTCGTCGAGTCTTACCGGATCGTCACGCGCTACATCAATCGCGTCGGGCTCGGGGAGCGCGATCCCTTCGAGTGCCCGCTGCTGCAGCAGCGGGCTGCGGTGTGA
- a CDS encoding GAF and ANTAR domain-containing protein, translating to MEAGREGALVDAFVNLADTLVAEYDVVDLLSTLSELSRDLLDATDAGILLTDGQGRLEVVAASSERSHLIGLMQLAADEGPCVDACRTGRIVAVHGWAPIYASWPRFAASVRELGYESVLAVPMRLRDDRLGSLNLFFDHDAPVSAADMKAAQGLADVATISILHERSLKEQTLAREQLQRALESRVVIEQAKGVIATAENVDMDEAFRRLRARARDSRARISEVARELIAGSAGAGGPSGSPGTPQF from the coding sequence ATGGAAGCCGGCCGGGAGGGCGCACTCGTCGACGCCTTCGTGAACCTCGCCGACACGCTCGTCGCAGAGTACGACGTCGTCGACCTCCTCAGCACGCTGTCGGAGTTGAGCCGCGACCTGCTCGACGCCACCGACGCCGGGATCCTGCTGACTGACGGGCAGGGCCGGCTCGAGGTCGTCGCGGCGTCCAGCGAGCGCAGCCACCTCATCGGCCTCATGCAGCTCGCCGCCGACGAGGGCCCGTGCGTGGACGCCTGCCGGACGGGTCGGATCGTCGCCGTGCACGGCTGGGCGCCGATCTACGCGTCCTGGCCCCGCTTCGCCGCGTCGGTGCGAGAGCTCGGCTACGAATCCGTGCTGGCGGTGCCGATGCGCCTGCGCGACGATCGACTGGGGTCGCTCAACCTCTTCTTCGACCACGACGCACCCGTCTCCGCGGCCGACATGAAGGCCGCGCAGGGGCTTGCCGACGTCGCGACGATCAGCATCCTCCACGAGCGGTCGCTGAAGGAGCAGACGCTGGCGCGCGAGCAGCTGCAGCGTGCGCTCGAGAGCCGCGTGGTGATCGAGCAGGCGAAAGGCGTGATCGCGACCGCCGAGAACGTCGACATGGACGAGGCCTTCCGCCGGTTGCGCGCGCGTGCCCGCGACAGCCGCGCGCGGATCTCCGAGGTCGCCCGTGAGCTGATCGCCGGCTCGGCAGGCGCGGGCGGTCCCTCGGGGAGCCCCGGCACGCCCCAGTTCTAG
- the purD gene encoding phosphoribosylamine--glycine ligase has protein sequence MKILVLGSGAREHAIILALRSEEAEHEIFAAPGNAGIAQDAQLVSLDANDPVAVTDFAIENDIALVVIGPEAPLVAGVADAVRERGIPAFGPGKAAAQLEGSKAFAKRIMEAAGVPTGRAVRAYSRGEVESALDQLGTPYVVKADGLAAGKGVIVTSDRDAALAHADEYLPSGPVLVEEYLDGAEVSLFFLSDGDHVLPLSPAQDYKRLLDGDEGPNTGGMGAYSPLPWLDGRFGSEQEFVDLVTRDIAEPVIRQLDAEGTPFIGLLYAGLILTDGGVKVIEFNARFGDPETQVVLPRLVDPLSELLLAAASGTLEDLPRPAFATDVAVTVVLASEGYPAAPVTGRALTGLREASDVPGVHLAHAATAETDGGLVATGGRVLNVVGVGTTFMEARERVYRALGQIELEGGHHRTDIAARVAAGL, from the coding sequence GTGAAGATCCTGGTTCTCGGCTCGGGCGCGCGCGAGCACGCCATCATCCTGGCGCTGCGGTCCGAGGAGGCCGAGCACGAGATCTTCGCCGCCCCCGGCAACGCCGGCATCGCGCAGGACGCGCAGCTGGTCTCACTCGACGCCAACGACCCGGTCGCCGTCACCGACTTCGCGATCGAGAACGACATCGCGCTCGTCGTCATCGGCCCGGAGGCTCCCCTCGTCGCCGGGGTCGCCGACGCCGTGCGGGAGCGGGGCATCCCGGCGTTCGGGCCCGGCAAGGCGGCGGCTCAGCTCGAGGGCTCGAAGGCGTTCGCCAAGCGCATCATGGAGGCCGCGGGCGTCCCCACCGGGCGCGCGGTGCGGGCCTACTCGCGCGGCGAGGTCGAGTCGGCGTTGGACCAGCTCGGCACCCCGTACGTCGTGAAGGCCGACGGGCTCGCCGCCGGCAAGGGCGTGATCGTCACCTCCGACCGCGACGCGGCGCTCGCCCACGCCGACGAGTATCTCCCCTCCGGCCCGGTGCTGGTCGAGGAGTACCTGGACGGCGCCGAGGTCTCGCTCTTCTTCCTCAGCGACGGCGACCACGTGCTCCCCCTGAGCCCCGCGCAGGACTACAAGCGCCTGCTCGACGGCGACGAGGGCCCGAACACCGGCGGCATGGGTGCGTACTCGCCGCTGCCGTGGCTCGACGGCCGGTTCGGCAGCGAGCAGGAGTTCGTCGACCTCGTCACCCGCGACATCGCCGAGCCCGTGATCCGTCAGCTGGATGCCGAGGGCACGCCGTTCATCGGACTCCTCTACGCGGGCCTCATCCTCACCGACGGCGGCGTCAAGGTGATCGAGTTCAACGCCCGCTTCGGCGACCCCGAGACCCAGGTGGTGCTCCCCCGCTTGGTCGACCCGCTGTCGGAGCTGCTGCTGGCCGCGGCATCCGGAACGCTCGAAGATCTGCCGCGCCCCGCCTTCGCCACCGACGTCGCCGTCACGGTGGTGCTCGCCAGCGAGGGCTACCCCGCGGCGCCGGTGACCGGTCGGGCACTCACCGGGCTGCGCGAGGCGTCGGACGTCCCCGGTGTGCACCTCGCCCACGCCGCCACCGCCGAGACCGACGGCGGGCTCGTGGCCACCGGCGGCCGCGTGCTGAACGTGGTCGGAGTCGGCACGACGTTCATGGAGGCGCGCGAGCGCGTCTACCGCGCGCTCGGCCAGATCGAGCTGGAGGGCGGTCACCACCGCACCGACATCGCCGCGCGCGTCGCCGCCGGCCTGTGA
- a CDS encoding sterol carrier family protein — protein sequence MARRISTDDGRAALDAVAAAAATPVPASRADKATAVRFLLQLLAEKAPGNSVEVRVPPFGAVQVVEGPRHTRGTPPNVVETDPATWIAVATGAEHWTDAATAGRIVASGTRADISHLLPLRP from the coding sequence GTGGCACGCAGGATCTCGACCGACGACGGCCGCGCGGCGCTGGACGCGGTCGCGGCGGCGGCCGCGACACCCGTCCCCGCGTCGCGCGCCGACAAGGCGACCGCGGTGCGCTTCCTGCTGCAGCTTCTCGCCGAGAAGGCCCCGGGCAACTCCGTCGAGGTGCGCGTGCCGCCGTTCGGCGCCGTGCAGGTCGTCGAGGGGCCCCGTCACACCCGGGGCACGCCGCCGAACGTCGTCGAGACCGACCCCGCGACCTGGATCGCGGTGGCGACGGGGGCGGAGCACTGGACGGATGCCGCGACCGCCGGCCGCATCGTCGCATCGGGCACGCGCGCCGACATCTCGCACCTGCTGCCGCTGCGCCCCTAA
- a CDS encoding YtxH domain-containing protein codes for MPEHSQDRVETLRVRRAPKISVFLIAGAALGVFVAMILTFAFDGTSQVSPNTGVEYAQTQVFGFLALICAPIGIAIGALVALLLDRRSRRHTREVSVDHASVQVDPPSSDDAAR; via the coding sequence ATGCCCGAGCACAGCCAGGATCGCGTCGAGACGCTGCGGGTGCGGCGGGCCCCCAAGATCTCGGTCTTCCTCATCGCCGGCGCCGCACTCGGCGTCTTCGTGGCGATGATCCTCACGTTCGCCTTCGACGGCACGTCCCAGGTCAGCCCCAACACCGGGGTCGAGTACGCGCAGACCCAGGTGTTCGGATTCCTCGCGCTGATCTGCGCGCCCATCGGCATCGCGATCGGCGCCCTCGTCGCCCTTCTCCTCGACCGCCGGTCGCGTCGCCACACCCGCGAGGTGTCGGTCGACCACGCGTCGGTGCAGGTCGATCCCCCGTCCAGCGACGACGCCGCGCGCTGA
- a CDS encoding zinc-binding alcohol dehydrogenase, protein MGGAGSPEWLIREDAGQPVLLALYLRQVLGIRSPDELPHLRGIPPRANDRSDEAQAVLERQWREFWAMTVEPQAHPSPVPLDLVDGFDTALALPVDGCDELRYAFTPHAADAMAFARAAHDRYRREASHSTGTAYRAYAGAIAEHERQVGRRAHSFELNVQVLPLNQRGVWWIGSLTIAVTDGLRGDVAAFDAAIHPIIAELA, encoded by the coding sequence ATGGGCGGCGCCGGTTCACCGGAATGGCTGATCCGCGAGGACGCAGGTCAGCCGGTTCTTCTCGCCCTCTATCTGCGACAGGTGCTCGGAATCCGCTCCCCGGACGAGCTGCCGCATCTGCGCGGCATCCCCCCGCGCGCCAACGATCGCTCCGACGAGGCGCAGGCGGTGCTCGAGCGGCAGTGGCGGGAGTTCTGGGCCATGACGGTCGAGCCGCAGGCGCACCCGTCGCCCGTGCCGCTCGACCTCGTCGACGGCTTCGACACCGCGCTCGCCCTGCCTGTCGATGGGTGCGACGAGCTGCGCTACGCCTTCACCCCGCATGCCGCCGACGCGATGGCGTTCGCCCGGGCGGCCCACGACCGCTACCGCAGAGAGGCCTCGCACAGCACCGGCACGGCCTACCGCGCGTATGCGGGGGCGATCGCCGAGCACGAGCGGCAGGTCGGCCGCCGGGCGCACTCGTTCGAGCTCAACGTGCAGGTGCTGCCGCTGAACCAGCGGGGCGTGTGGTGGATCGGCTCCCTCACGATCGCCGTCACCGACGGCCTGCGCGGAGACGTCGCGGCGTTCGACGCCGCGATCCACCCGATCATCGCCGAGCTGGCCTGA
- the purM gene encoding phosphoribosylformylglycinamidine cyclo-ligase — protein sequence MASSERDALSRPEQPVNPYTAAGVDTAAGDLAVELMKSAVRRTHGPEVLGGVGGFAGLFDAAALKAYDRPLLATSTDGVGTKVAIAQAIDKHDTIGQDLVGMVVDDIVVVGAKPLFMTDYIACGRVFPERIADIVRGIAAGCAETGTALVGGETAEHPGLLGVNDYDVAGAATGIVEADRVLGAERVRDGDVVLALASSGLHSNGYSLVRHIVTGAGIQYGANAADFGTTWGEALLEPTRLYTQPLLKLIADHGDRVHALSHVTGGGIAANLARVLPQGTWVEVDRATWSPPAVFRVLADLGDLDLPSTEGTWNLGIGFLAVVAADKAEAAASALSRGGIATWQVGVVRDGARPDGDWEQGAKGVDGGAVRLVGAYADHTAR from the coding sequence GTGGCCTCCTCTGAACGCGACGCCCTCTCACGCCCCGAACAGCCGGTGAACCCGTACACCGCTGCCGGCGTCGACACCGCCGCCGGCGACCTCGCCGTGGAGCTGATGAAGTCGGCCGTGCGCCGCACCCACGGGCCCGAGGTGCTCGGCGGCGTCGGCGGATTCGCGGGCCTCTTCGACGCCGCTGCGCTCAAGGCCTACGACCGGCCGCTCTTGGCCACCAGCACCGACGGCGTCGGCACGAAGGTCGCCATCGCGCAGGCCATCGACAAGCACGACACCATCGGGCAGGACCTGGTCGGCATGGTCGTCGACGACATCGTCGTGGTCGGCGCGAAGCCGCTGTTCATGACCGACTACATCGCGTGCGGCAGGGTCTTCCCCGAGCGCATCGCCGACATCGTCCGCGGCATCGCCGCCGGCTGCGCCGAGACCGGCACGGCCCTCGTCGGCGGCGAGACCGCCGAGCACCCCGGACTTCTCGGCGTCAACGACTACGACGTCGCCGGCGCGGCGACCGGCATCGTCGAGGCCGACCGCGTGCTGGGCGCCGAGCGGGTGCGCGACGGCGACGTGGTGCTGGCGCTCGCGAGCTCGGGCCTGCACTCCAACGGCTACTCGCTGGTGCGGCACATCGTCACCGGCGCCGGCATCCAGTACGGCGCCAACGCCGCGGACTTCGGCACGACCTGGGGCGAGGCGCTGCTCGAGCCGACGCGCCTGTACACCCAGCCGCTGCTGAAGCTCATCGCCGATCACGGCGACCGTGTGCACGCCCTCAGCCACGTCACCGGCGGCGGCATCGCCGCGAACCTCGCCCGCGTGCTGCCGCAGGGCACGTGGGTCGAGGTCGACCGCGCCACGTGGTCGCCGCCCGCGGTGTTCCGCGTCCTTGCCGATCTCGGCGACCTCGACCTCCCGTCGACGGAGGGCACCTGGAACCTCGGCATCGGCTTCCTCGCCGTCGTGGCCGCCGACAAGGCCGAGGCCGCGGCATCCGCTCTCTCCCGCGGCGGCATCGCCACCTGGCAGGTCGGCGTCGTCCGCGACGGCGCACGGCCTGACGGCGACTGGGAGCAGGGCGCCAAGGGCGTCGACGGCGGCGCGGTGCGCCTCGTCGGGGCGTACGCAGACCACACGGCTCGCTGA
- the purF gene encoding amidophosphoribosyltransferase, which translates to MCGIVGMVGRGSVNQEIYDSLLLLQHRGQDSTGIATAERHGVVHMHKTRGQVRESFRTRDMRALLGEIGLGHVRYATKGTASNEEEAQPFYVNAPYGIVLVHNGNLTNTRELTQELFHRDRRHLNTSSDTELLVNVLANELQSSISGLELDPEQVFHAVTRVHERVEGSYAAIALIAGYGLLAFRDPFGIRPLILGTRKHADGHYEWVVTSESLVLENGEFEVVRDVDPGEAVFIDLEGNLHTRQCAADPRLVPCSFEYVYLARPDSVMNGISVYEARLRMGDRLADTIAKYTPREAIDVVMPIPDSSRPAAMQVARKLGVEYREGFYKNRYVGRTFIMPGQAVRKKSVRQKLNAMSTEFKGKNVLLIDDSIVRGTTSKEIIQMARDAGAKSVTFASAAPPVRYPHVYGINMPSRHELVAHGRTIPQIAQELGADFVVYQEVEDLKAAILEGSDVEDLDMSCFDGRYVTGTVTDEYLAWVEGSQES; encoded by the coding sequence ATGTGCGGAATCGTCGGGATGGTGGGCCGCGGGTCGGTCAATCAGGAGATCTACGACTCCCTGCTCCTGCTGCAGCATCGCGGCCAGGACTCCACCGGCATCGCGACGGCCGAGCGTCACGGCGTCGTCCATATGCACAAGACGCGCGGGCAGGTGCGCGAGTCGTTCCGCACGCGCGACATGCGGGCGCTCCTCGGCGAGATCGGCCTCGGGCACGTGCGCTACGCCACCAAGGGCACGGCCTCGAACGAGGAGGAGGCGCAGCCCTTCTACGTGAACGCGCCGTACGGCATCGTGCTGGTGCACAACGGCAACCTCACCAACACGCGCGAGCTCACGCAGGAGCTCTTCCACCGCGACCGCCGCCATCTCAACACCAGTTCCGACACCGAGCTGCTGGTCAATGTTCTCGCCAACGAGCTGCAGTCGTCGATCTCCGGGCTCGAGCTCGACCCGGAGCAGGTGTTCCACGCGGTCACCCGCGTGCACGAGCGGGTCGAGGGCTCGTACGCCGCGATCGCGCTCATCGCGGGCTACGGGCTGCTGGCGTTCCGCGATCCGTTCGGCATCCGCCCGCTCATCCTCGGCACGCGCAAGCACGCCGACGGGCACTACGAGTGGGTCGTGACGAGCGAGTCGCTCGTGCTCGAGAACGGCGAGTTCGAGGTGGTGCGCGACGTCGATCCCGGCGAGGCGGTCTTCATCGACCTGGAGGGCAACCTCCACACCCGCCAGTGCGCGGCCGATCCGCGGCTGGTCCCGTGCTCGTTCGAGTACGTCTACCTCGCGCGGCCCGACTCGGTGATGAACGGCATCTCGGTGTACGAGGCGCGGCTGCGCATGGGCGACCGGCTCGCCGACACCATCGCGAAGTACACGCCGCGCGAGGCGATCGACGTGGTGATGCCGATCCCCGATTCGTCGCGGCCGGCGGCCATGCAGGTGGCGCGCAAGCTCGGCGTGGAGTACCGCGAGGGCTTCTACAAGAACCGCTACGTCGGCCGGACGTTCATCATGCCGGGGCAGGCGGTGCGCAAGAAGAGCGTGCGACAGAAGCTCAACGCGATGTCGACCGAGTTCAAGGGCAAGAACGTGCTCCTCATCGACGACTCCATCGTGCGCGGCACGACGTCGAAGGAGATCATCCAGATGGCGCGGGATGCCGGTGCCAAGAGCGTCACGTTCGCCTCGGCCGCCCCGCCCGTGCGCTACCCGCACGTCTACGGCATCAACATGCCCTCGCGCCACGAGCTCGTCGCCCACGGTCGCACCATTCCCCAGATCGCGCAGGAGCTCGGCGCCGACTTCGTGGTGTACCAGGAGGTCGAGGACCTGAAGGCCGCGATCCTCGAGGGATCCGACGTCGAGGACCTCGACATGAGCTGCTTCGACGGGCGCTACGTGACAGGCACCGTCACCGACGAGTACCTCGCCTGGGTGGAGGGCTCGCAGGAGAGCTGA
- a CDS encoding CynX/NimT family MFS transporter — protein sequence MTSSPARPLWQGRTLALVGIVLFAFSLRSAVASLSPLFDHISAEFDLPAAVIGLIGTAPPVCFAVFGLLTPALERRLGLERLAVIAMAVVATGLVARSLAPNWALLLAGTALVFAAVGTANILLPPLVKRFFPDRIGLMTTVFSTTMAVSTFVPPLLAVPVADAADWHISLGLWAVFALVAMIPWTGLALRRRANGADDDIEQANPRVFSRMWHVPLAWALLVAFAVSSTIAYTSFAWMPRMLVDIADVTPAAAGVLLALFAFMGLPASLAVPLLVTRWNATRLLFGVAVVTGLAGIAGLLLAPAAAPWLWVVLIGLPPLLFPLVLVLLGLRTRTHEGTVALSGFVQSGGYAIAAVFPLTIGLLHDATDSWTGPLLLLALVVAAAIPAGVVAARPHTVEDDWSRRHGPW from the coding sequence GTGACCTCATCCCCTGCCCGCCCGCTGTGGCAGGGACGCACCCTGGCCCTCGTGGGCATCGTGCTGTTCGCGTTCTCGCTGCGGTCCGCCGTCGCGTCGCTGTCGCCGCTGTTCGACCACATCTCGGCGGAGTTCGACCTGCCGGCCGCCGTGATCGGGCTCATCGGGACCGCGCCTCCGGTGTGCTTCGCGGTGTTCGGGCTGCTCACCCCCGCGCTCGAGCGCCGGCTCGGCCTCGAGCGCCTGGCGGTGATCGCGATGGCGGTTGTCGCCACCGGGCTCGTCGCCCGCAGCCTCGCGCCGAACTGGGCCCTGCTGCTCGCCGGCACCGCGCTCGTCTTCGCCGCAGTGGGGACGGCGAACATCCTGCTGCCGCCGCTGGTCAAGCGCTTTTTCCCCGACCGCATCGGGCTCATGACGACGGTGTTCTCCACCACGATGGCCGTCTCGACCTTCGTGCCGCCGCTGCTCGCCGTGCCGGTGGCGGATGCCGCGGACTGGCACATCTCGCTGGGGCTCTGGGCGGTCTTCGCGCTGGTCGCGATGATCCCGTGGACCGGGCTCGCGCTGCGGCGTCGGGCGAACGGCGCGGATGACGACATCGAGCAGGCGAACCCGCGCGTCTTCTCGCGGATGTGGCACGTGCCGCTGGCGTGGGCGCTGCTGGTGGCATTCGCCGTCTCGAGCACGATCGCGTACACCTCGTTCGCCTGGATGCCGCGGATGCTCGTCGACATCGCGGACGTCACCCCGGCCGCGGCGGGCGTGCTGCTGGCGCTCTTCGCGTTCATGGGGCTGCCGGCATCGCTCGCGGTGCCGCTCCTGGTCACCCGCTGGAACGCCACCCGGCTGCTCTTCGGCGTCGCCGTCGTCACCGGCTTGGCCGGCATCGCCGGACTGCTGCTCGCGCCCGCCGCGGCGCCGTGGCTCTGGGTGGTGCTGATCGGCCTGCCGCCGCTGCTGTTCCCCCTCGTCCTGGTGCTCCTCGGCCTGCGCACACGCACGCACGAAGGCACGGTCGCCCTCAGCGGGTTCGTGCAGAGCGGCGGCTACGCGATCGCTGCGGTCTTCCCGCTCACCATCGGCCTCCTCCACGATGCGACGGACTCGTGGACCGGCCCGCTCCTGCTGCTCGCTCTGGTCGTAGCCGCCGCGATCCCGGCCGGCGTGGTGGCGGCGCGCCCGCACACCGTGGAGGACGACTGGTCGCGCCGCCATGGGCCGTGGTGA
- a CDS encoding DUF3073 domain-containing protein, which produces MGRGRQKAKHTKIARELKYDTYSVNYSALERELGHHSEDEYVDKWADQYNDEDEDETSPVSSSQA; this is translated from the coding sequence ATGGGGCGTGGCCGTCAGAAGGCGAAGCACACCAAGATCGCCCGAGAGCTGAAGTACGACACGTACAGCGTGAACTACTCCGCACTCGAGCGCGAGCTCGGTCACCACAGTGAAGACGAGTACGTCGACAAGTGGGCCGACCAGTACAACGACGAAGACGAGGACGAGACCTCGCCCGTCTCTTCGTCCCAAGCCTGA